The sequence below is a genomic window from Granulicatella elegans.
ATGAATTTCATCTAATAGTTTCATTTGTGTTTCTACTTTTCCTTTTTAAGAAGGACGTCCTGCCACACATGGCTTTAAGATAAATTGATAATCTTTTGAAAATTGATCAAATTTTACATTTACTTTTCCAGAAGCATAATTTGTACGAGCTTCATCCATAATTGTTTTCATATTGTCACTAATGACTGCTTTAGGAATTCCTCCTAATTTTTCGAATAAACTATCTAAAGCATGGAATAAAGTTTCTTGTTTTCGATTGAATGTAAGAAGATACACAGAATATCTAGAATAACCCAGCACTCCAACGAATACATTTAAAGAATGAATTTCTCCATCAGAGGTTGTAAAGCGAATATCTTCTTTCCAATCAATTTGAAGTTGTTCTCCTGATTCTGTTTCGAATCGTAATAAAGCAGGTTGTTTAGGCGTTGATTGACGCTTATTAAAATATTGTTGAAATTCTTGATGATTGGAAATGTATTTTCTAAAGTTCGATTCACTGATAGTCAAATCATGATTTTCTACTAAATAACGCCATAAATTAGCTTTGTAGTAAAACGTTTGTAAGGTGTCGTCACTCAGTAATTCTTGAATAACTGGATGTAATGAATCGATTTTTGATTTTCTAACTTTGATTTTAGGTTTAGTAAAGCCATTATAATACTTTTTAACAGTTCTACGATCTACCTGAAGTTCTCTAGCTAAAAGAGAGAAATTAGGTTTCATGTGTTGTGCCTCCATAATCATGCGTAATTTTGGTAAATCAGATAATTCATTTACCTGGAATTGTTTTAAAATAATTGTTTTATCTATTTTTGTCATAATGATTTTCACCTCAGTCTCATTATGACAGATGAATCAATTTTGTACATTTTTAAATTCCCGAATGTGTGCATTATTATAGTAGCATTTATAGTTGCACTTGACTTGACAATTCACGAATATAATAACGTCACTAAAAAAGGAATTAATTAACTTGAAATTAATTAATTCCTCCGATAATACTGCGTTATAATTCCAATTTTACAATGAGCATAATTTTTAAAGTAGTTTCAAATAAGTTAGCTATTTAATCATCTAACACTTTACAAAATTTATAATTTTGAATTTAATTTTGTCTCTAACATGTTTACTTTTTCAGTTAATTTTACGATTTCTTGCGTTAAATCATTTATTACCAAACTTGTCATTAAATGATCCTGACTATGAATAGTGATTAAATTTAACTCTACATCGCTTTCATTTGCTTCTAAACATATTAATTTTGTTTGATCATTATGCGCTTCTACAAGAGATAAATGAGCTTGCTTCAAACACTCTTCACAGTTTTTCTTATCATTCTTAATTATACTTTCGATAGCTTCTATTGATTTACTTCTCGCCTCACCTGCATTTATTATAATAGACATAACAGTTTGTACTTGTTC
It includes:
- the istA gene encoding IS21 family transposase — translated: MTKIDKTIILKQFQVNELSDLPKLRMIMEAQHMKPNFSLLARELQVDRRTVKKYYNGFTKPKIKVRKSKIDSLHPVIQELLSDDTLQTFYYKANLWRYLVENHDLTISESNFRKYISNHQEFQQYFNKRQSTPKQPALLRFETESGEQLQIDWKEDIRFTTSDGEIHSLNVFVGVLGYSRYSVYLLTFNRKQETLFHALDSLFEKLGGIPKAVISDNMKTIMDEARTNYASGKVNVKFDQFSKDYQFILKPCVAGRPS
- a CDS encoding PTS lactose/cellobiose transporter subunit IIA, producing the protein MNDEQVQTVMSIIINAGEARSKSIEAIESIIKNDKKNCEECLKQAHLSLVEAHNDQTKLICLEANESDVELNLITIHSQDHLMTSLVINDLTQEIVKLTEKVNMLETKLNSKL